One genomic segment of Candidatus Fukatsuia endosymbiont of Tuberolachnus salignus includes these proteins:
- the folB gene encoding bifunctional dihydroneopterin aldolase/7,8-dihydroneopterin epimerase yields MDIVFIEQLCVMTTIGVYDWEQRIRQKLIFDIEIGSDNRKAAASDDVKDCLNYAEISEAVLQHVEKNSFALVERVAEEVAELLLTRFPSSWVRIKVSKSNAVPQAKHVGVIIERRSCSNIEMNT; encoded by the coding sequence ATGGATATCGTATTTATTGAACAACTCTGTGTCATGACCACCATTGGTGTTTATGACTGGGAACAACGCATTCGCCAGAAATTAATTTTTGACATCGAAATAGGCTCGGATAACCGTAAAGCTGCCGCCAGTGATGATGTTAAAGATTGTTTGAATTACGCGGAGATCAGTGAGGCTGTTCTGCAACACGTAGAAAAAAATAGTTTTGCACTGGTAGAACGGGTCGCGGAGGAGGTTGCTGAGTTGTTATTAACGCGTTTTCCCTCATCTTGGGTACGGATAAAAGTTAGCAAATCAAACGCAGTGCCGCAGGCTAAGCATGTCGGGGTGATTATTGAACGCCGATCGTGCTCGAATATTGAGATGAATACATAA
- the tsaD gene encoding tRNA (adenosine(37)-N6)-threonylcarbamoyltransferase complex transferase subunit TsaD, with product MEKIKRVLGIETSCDETGIAVHDGEKGLLANQLYSQVKLHADYGGVVPELASRDHVRKTVPLIQAALQEAKLSGKDIDAVAYTAGPGLVGALLVGATVGRALAFAWQVPAVPVHHMEGHLLSPMLENPAPSFPFIALLVSGGHTQLISVTAIGEYQLLGESVDDAAGEAFDKTAKLLDLDYPGGAMLSRLAEQGNAKRFIFPRPMTDRPGLDFSFSGLKTFAANTIHTNNNDDQTRADIARAFEDAVIDTLAIKCQRALDQSGLTRLVIAGGVSANRTLRLKLAEMMHQRGGEVFYARPEFCTDNGAMIAYAGWVRLKMNAGTENDLSIAVRPRWPLSELSVL from the coding sequence ATGGAAAAAATAAAGCGCGTTTTGGGTATAGAGACCTCCTGTGATGAAACAGGTATTGCCGTGCATGACGGTGAAAAAGGTCTGTTAGCTAATCAATTATATAGTCAAGTAAAATTACATGCTGATTACGGTGGCGTTGTTCCTGAATTGGCTTCCCGTGATCATGTACGAAAAACGGTGCCACTCATCCAGGCAGCGCTACAGGAGGCCAAGCTCAGTGGAAAAGATATTGATGCTGTTGCTTATACTGCGGGGCCTGGGCTGGTGGGCGCATTATTAGTGGGGGCGACCGTGGGTCGCGCGTTAGCTTTTGCCTGGCAAGTCCCCGCGGTGCCGGTGCATCATATGGAAGGTCATTTACTTTCTCCGATGCTGGAAAACCCCGCGCCATCTTTTCCTTTTATTGCGTTACTGGTTTCAGGGGGGCATACCCAACTTATCAGCGTAACGGCTATCGGTGAATATCAACTTTTGGGCGAATCTGTGGATGATGCTGCCGGAGAGGCTTTCGATAAAACCGCAAAATTATTAGATTTGGATTATCCCGGTGGTGCCATGCTATCGCGTCTCGCCGAGCAGGGAAACGCGAAACGTTTTATCTTTCCACGACCTATGACCGATCGTCCCGGTCTTGACTTCAGTTTTTCCGGTTTAAAAACATTTGCAGCTAATACTATTCACACTAATAATAACGACGATCAAACCCGTGCTGACATTGCGCGTGCATTTGAAGATGCGGTCATCGATACGCTAGCGATAAAATGCCAGCGGGCGCTCGATCAAAGCGGCTTGACTCGTTTGGTGATTGCCGGGGGGGTGAGCGCCAATCGAACACTTCGATTGAAGTTAGCTGAAATGATGCATCAACGCGGTGGCGAGGTATTTTACGCCAGGCCGGAGTTTTGTACGGATAATGGTGCGATGATTGCCTACGCGGGGTGGGTTCGGTTGAAAATGAATGCGGGTACAGAGAATGATCTTAGCATTGCTGTAAGACCGAGGTGGCCGTTGTCGGAATTATCTGTATTGTAA
- the rpsU gene encoding 30S ribosomal protein S21: MPVIKVRENEPFDVALRRFKRSCEKAGVLSEVRRREFYEKPTTERKRAKASATKRKMKQVAREATRRTRLY; the protein is encoded by the coding sequence ATGCCGGTAATTAAAGTACGTGAAAATGAGCCCTTCGACGTGGCTCTTCGCCGTTTCAAGCGTTCTTGCGAAAAAGCAGGGGTTTTGTCTGAGGTTCGTCGTCGTGAGTTCTATGAAAAACCCACTACCGAAAGGAAACGAGCTAAAGCTTCTGCAACAAAGCGTAAAATGAAGCAAGTTGCTCGTGAGGCCACGCGCCGTACTCGTCTATATTGA
- the dnaG gene encoding DNA primase, with product MVGRIPRLFINELLARTDIVDLIEVRVKLKKQGKNYLACCPFHHEKTPSFTVNSDKQFYHCFGCGAHGNAIDFLMHYDRLQFVESIEELATINGVAVLYEDGTAANHIEHQQRQNIYPLMEQIGEFYQQSLNSPSARSACHYLEQRGLSKEVIQHFAIGFSPVGWDNLVKRFGNNRENRATLNKTGMLVTNDTGRSHAEQGDTGHSYDRFRGRIMFPIRDKRGRIIAFGGRVLGDGMPKYLNSPETEIFHKGRQLYGLYEAQVKQPNPARLLVVEGYMDVVALAQFGINYVVASLGTATTAEHIQLLFRTTDNVICCYDGDKAGRDAAWRALETALPYLNDGRQLRFMFLPEGEDPDTLVRKEGKAAFEQRMEQALPLSQFLFETLILQVDLSSPDGRAKLSALALPLIAQVPGETLRLYLRQQLGNKLGILDDHLLDKLMPKRAKNVNGYPRPQLKPTTMRILIALLVQYPHLATLVPSLQGIKQAKLAGLSLFIELVETCLAQPGLNTGQLLEQYRGDKFSKQLEKLATWNTIEVEEIVEITFRDALNHLFDSALEERLDILIARARTTYGLNAEEREEVRLINEARGKKMKYITA from the coding sequence ATGGTTGGACGCATTCCACGTTTATTTATCAATGAGTTGCTGGCCCGTACCGATATCGTCGATCTGATCGAGGTTCGGGTAAAGCTGAAGAAACAGGGCAAAAATTATCTCGCGTGTTGCCCATTCCACCATGAGAAAACACCTTCGTTCACCGTCAATAGCGACAAACAGTTTTATCATTGCTTCGGCTGTGGTGCTCACGGTAATGCGATAGATTTTCTCATGCATTATGATCGCCTGCAATTTGTCGAAAGCATTGAGGAATTAGCCACTATCAACGGGGTGGCTGTGCTTTACGAAGATGGAACCGCTGCTAACCACATCGAGCACCAGCAACGACAAAATATTTATCCATTGATGGAACAAATAGGCGAGTTTTATCAGCAATCACTCAATAGCCCGTCAGCACGCTCTGCTTGCCACTATCTTGAGCAACGCGGATTGAGTAAAGAGGTTATCCAGCACTTTGCTATTGGTTTCTCTCCTGTGGGCTGGGATAACCTGGTAAAACGTTTTGGCAACAACAGGGAAAACCGTGCAACACTGAACAAAACCGGCATGTTGGTGACTAATGATACGGGGCGTAGTCACGCAGAACAGGGTGACACAGGACACAGCTACGACAGGTTTCGTGGACGTATTATGTTCCCGATCCGCGATAAACGCGGTCGTATCATCGCTTTTGGTGGTCGTGTTCTTGGCGATGGTATGCCTAAGTATCTAAATTCACCTGAAACAGAGATTTTTCATAAAGGTCGCCAACTCTACGGCTTGTATGAAGCACAGGTCAAACAACCTAATCCGGCACGCTTATTAGTCGTTGAAGGATATATGGATGTGGTGGCTTTGGCGCAGTTTGGTATTAATTATGTGGTCGCATCACTTGGAACGGCAACCACTGCGGAACATATCCAGTTATTATTTCGCACCACAGACAATGTCATTTGCTGTTATGACGGTGATAAAGCCGGAAGGGATGCCGCTTGGCGAGCATTGGAAACAGCGCTTCCCTATCTAAATGATGGACGTCAGCTACGCTTTATGTTTTTGCCCGAAGGTGAAGATCCCGACACCCTGGTGCGTAAAGAAGGAAAAGCGGCCTTTGAACAACGTATGGAACAGGCGCTACCGCTCTCTCAGTTCCTGTTTGAAACACTGATACTACAGGTCGATCTGAGCAGCCCTGATGGGCGTGCTAAACTGAGCGCCTTAGCGCTACCATTAATTGCTCAGGTGCCAGGTGAAACGTTACGACTCTACCTACGCCAGCAATTAGGTAATAAATTGGGTATTCTGGATGATCATCTTTTAGATAAGCTGATGCCTAAGCGTGCTAAAAATGTTAATGGCTACCCACGGCCGCAGCTAAAACCAACAACCATGCGTATACTTATTGCATTGCTGGTGCAATATCCACATCTGGCGACACTGGTGCCCTCGTTACAAGGAATAAAACAAGCGAAATTAGCCGGTTTGTCCTTGTTTATCGAGTTGGTGGAAACCTGTCTTGCCCAGCCGGGTTTGAATACCGGTCAACTGCTGGAGCAATATCGTGGTGATAAATTTAGCAAGCAGCTTGAAAAATTAGCAACTTGGAACACCATAGAGGTAGAAGAGATCGTCGAAATAACCTTTCGAGATGCGTTGAACCATCTTTTTGATTCAGCACTGGAAGAACGATTAGATATTTTAATTGCCCGCGCCCGGACGACATATGGCTTAAATGCTGAAGAACGTGAAGAGGTTCGTCTGATCAATGAGGCGCGAGGAAAAAAAATGAAATATATAACGGCTTAA
- the rpoD gene encoding RNA polymerase sigma factor RpoD: MEQNPQSQLKLLVTRGKEQGYLIYAEVNDHLPEDIVDSEQIEDIIQMINDMGIQVLEEAPDADDLMLAENTTDTDDDAVEAAAQVLSSVEAEIGRTTDPVRMYMREMGTVELLTREGEIDIAKRIEEGINQVQCSVAEYPEAITYLLEQYDRVAADQARLSDLITGFVDPNAQEDIAPTATHVGSELSAEEMVDNDESDEDNDDDAETDNSVDPELAQEKFSELREQYENTRKEIKKNGRNHADTAAEILKLSEIFKHFRLVPRQFDYLVNNMRSMMDRVRTQERIIMKLCVDQCEMPKKIFVTLFVNNETDETWFENALEMGKSWSKKLHNVADEVKRNLQKLRHIEEETSLTIEQAKDINRRMSIGEAKARRAKKEMIEANLRLVISIAKKYTNRGLQFLDLIQEGNIGLMKAVDKFEYRRGYKFSTYATWWIRQAITRSIADQARTIRIPVHMIETINKLNRISRQMLQEMGREPTPEELAERMLMPEDKIRKVLKIAKEPISMETPIGDDEDSHLGDFIEDTVQELPLGSATSESLRSATHDILAGLTAREAKVLRMRFGIDMNTDHTLEEVGKQFDVTRERIRQIEAKALRKLRHPSRSEVLRSFLDD, encoded by the coding sequence ATGGAGCAAAACCCGCAGTCACAGCTAAAGCTACTTGTCACCCGTGGTAAGGAGCAAGGCTATTTGATCTATGCTGAGGTCAATGACCATCTGCCGGAAGACATCGTCGATTCCGAACAGATTGAAGATATCATCCAGATGATTAATGACATGGGCATACAAGTGCTGGAAGAAGCACCTGATGCTGATGATTTGATGTTAGCCGAAAATACCACTGACACCGATGATGACGCCGTAGAAGCGGCGGCACAGGTGTTATCCAGTGTTGAAGCTGAAATTGGGCGAACAACCGATCCCGTACGCATGTATATGCGTGAAATGGGCACTGTTGAACTCCTGACACGAGAAGGCGAGATTGATATTGCCAAACGTATTGAAGAAGGGATCAATCAGGTACAGTGTTCAGTTGCTGAGTACCCTGAAGCTATTACTTATCTGTTAGAGCAGTATGACCGTGTTGCCGCGGATCAAGCCCGACTGTCCGATCTGATAACCGGCTTTGTCGATCCTAACGCACAAGAAGATATTGCACCGACCGCCACCCATGTTGGTTCTGAATTATCCGCTGAAGAAATGGTGGATAACGACGAGAGTGATGAAGACAATGACGATGATGCTGAAACCGATAACAGTGTTGATCCCGAGTTGGCACAGGAAAAATTCAGCGAACTGCGTGAACAATATGAAAATACTAGGAAAGAAATTAAAAAGAATGGTCGTAACCACGCCGATACTGCCGCTGAGATCCTGAAACTTTCAGAAATATTTAAACATTTCCGGCTAGTACCGAGGCAATTTGACTATCTGGTCAACAATATGCGTTCAATGATGGATCGCGTTCGTACCCAGGAACGTATCATCATGAAACTCTGTGTTGACCAGTGCGAAATGCCAAAGAAAATCTTCGTTACCCTGTTTGTTAATAACGAAACCGATGAGACCTGGTTCGAAAATGCCTTGGAAATGGGTAAAAGCTGGTCTAAAAAATTGCACAACGTTGCCGATGAGGTAAAACGTAACCTGCAAAAATTACGCCATATCGAAGAAGAAACCAGTTTGACCATCGAACAGGCTAAAGACATCAACCGCCGTATGTCGATCGGTGAAGCCAAAGCACGGCGTGCGAAAAAAGAAATGATAGAGGCTAATTTACGTTTGGTGATCTCAATTGCTAAAAAGTATACCAATCGTGGCTTACAGTTCCTTGATCTGATTCAAGAAGGCAACATTGGTTTAATGAAAGCGGTTGACAAATTTGAATATCGCCGTGGTTATAAATTTTCTACTTACGCTACCTGGTGGATCCGTCAAGCGATTACCCGTTCGATTGCTGATCAAGCGCGTACCATCCGTATCCCAGTGCATATGATTGAAACCATTAACAAACTCAATCGTATCTCACGCCAGATGCTACAGGAAATGGGACGAGAGCCAACACCAGAGGAATTAGCAGAACGCATGCTAATGCCAGAAGATAAAATCCGCAAGGTGCTGAAAATCGCCAAAGAACCGATCTCAATGGAAACCCCGATCGGCGACGATGAAGATTCACATTTGGGTGATTTTATCGAAGATACCGTGCAAGAGTTACCGCTCGGATCGGCGACTTCCGAAAGTTTGCGTTCAGCGACTCATGACATACTGGCAGGTCTTACTGCCCGTGAAGCAAAAGTGCTGCGTATGCGTTTTGGTATCGATATGAACACTGACCATACCTTAGAGGAAGTGGGCAAACAGTTTGATGTTACCCGTGAACGTATCCGCCAGATTGAAGCCAAAGCATTGCGTAAACTGCGTCATCCAAGCCGTTCCGAGGTGCTACGTAGTTTTCTCGATGATTAA
- the ppk1 gene encoding polyphosphate kinase 1, with product MSQEKLYTEKELSWLSFNERVLQEATDKNNPLIERMRYLGIYSNNLDEFYKVRFAELKKHILISEEQGSRVASRHLLKKIQVKVVTAEQAFDSLYNELLLEMARKQIFLVNERQISENQQIWLRYYFKQCLRQHVTPILINHDTDLVQFLKDDYTYLAVEIIHGADTKYALLEIPSDKAPRFVNLPPDAPRRRKPIILLDNILRYCLDEIFKGFFDYDALHAYSMKMTRDAEYDLVTEMESSLLELMSSSLKQRLTAEPVRFVYQQDMPKKMVALLRKKLAISNDDSVIAGGRYHNFKDFINFPNVGKNNLLHRPMPRLRHSRFNQFRNSFDAIREQDILLYYPYHTFEHVLELLREASFDPSVLAIKINIYRVAKDSRIIDSMIHAAHNGKKVTVVVELQARFDEEANIYWAKSLTAAGVQVIFSAPGLKIHAKLFLISRYENEQIIRYAHIGTGNFNEKTARLYTDYSLLTVDARITNEVRRVFSFIENPYRPVKFDHLMASPQNSRLMLYQLIDQEIIHAKNGKNAAIKLKINNLEDHGLIDKLYSASSAGVQIRLLIRGICSLIPNIAGISDNIQVISIVDQFLEHDRVYVFENKGDKLVYLSSADWMTRNINYRIEVAVPILDVRLKQRVLDILDLLFSDTVKARYLDKELSNRYVPRGNKRKVRAQSAVRTARKRRRAIGFAVSLM from the coding sequence ATGAGTCAGGAAAAACTCTACACCGAGAAAGAACTGAGCTGGTTGTCTTTTAATGAACGAGTACTGCAAGAAGCGACAGACAAAAATAACCCACTGATTGAGCGAATGCGTTACCTTGGCATTTATTCCAATAATCTGGATGAATTTTATAAGGTGCGTTTTGCCGAATTAAAAAAGCATATCTTGATTAGCGAAGAACAGGGTTCACGCGTCGCGTCGCGCCATTTGCTAAAAAAAATTCAGGTCAAAGTCGTCACGGCCGAACAGGCCTTCGATAGCCTATATAACGAATTGTTATTGGAGATGGCACGTAAACAAATATTTTTGGTTAATGAACGACAAATTTCAGAAAATCAACAAATCTGGTTGCGATACTATTTTAAACAGTGTCTGAGGCAACATGTCACGCCGATTTTGATCAACCATGATACCGACCTGGTACAGTTCCTAAAAGACGATTATACCTATCTGGCAGTCGAAATTATTCACGGTGCCGATACAAAATATGCACTGCTAGAAATCCCGTCAGATAAAGCGCCACGTTTTGTTAATTTACCCCCCGATGCACCTCGGCGCCGCAAGCCCATCATACTACTGGATAATATACTACGTTATTGCCTCGATGAAATTTTCAAAGGCTTTTTCGATTACGATGCCTTACACGCCTATTCGATGAAAATGACCCGTGATGCCGAATACGATTTAGTCACAGAAATGGAATCCAGCCTATTGGAGCTGATGTCATCCAGCTTAAAACAGCGTCTGACCGCAGAACCAGTGCGCTTTGTTTATCAACAGGATATGCCCAAAAAAATGGTGGCGCTGTTGCGCAAAAAACTGGCGATCTCTAATGACGACTCGGTGATTGCTGGCGGGCGTTACCACAATTTTAAAGACTTTATCAATTTCCCCAATGTTGGCAAAAACAATTTACTTCATCGCCCAATGCCCCGCTTACGACATAGTCGTTTCAATCAATTCCGTAATAGTTTCGATGCGATCCGCGAACAGGATATTTTATTGTATTATCCTTACCACACCTTTGAACACGTCCTGGAGCTATTGCGCGAAGCTTCCTTCGATCCGAGTGTCCTTGCGATTAAAATCAATATTTATCGAGTAGCAAAAGATTCACGTATTATTGATTCCATGATCCATGCTGCACATAACGGTAAAAAAGTCACGGTAGTCGTGGAATTACAAGCCCGCTTTGATGAAGAAGCGAATATCTATTGGGCAAAAAGCCTGACGGCAGCGGGAGTGCAAGTTATATTCTCGGCACCTGGCCTAAAAATTCATGCCAAACTGTTTTTAATATCTCGCTATGAAAATGAGCAAATTATCAGATATGCACACATAGGTACCGGTAATTTTAACGAAAAAACCGCTCGCCTTTATACCGATTATTCCTTGTTAACAGTAGATGCACGTATTACTAATGAAGTACGCCGTGTATTTAGTTTTATCGAAAATCCTTACCGTCCGGTTAAATTCGATCATTTAATGGCCTCACCGCAAAACTCACGGTTAATGTTATATCAGTTAATCGATCAAGAAATTATCCATGCCAAAAATGGAAAAAATGCAGCCATTAAACTGAAAATTAATAACCTAGAAGATCACGGATTGATCGACAAATTGTACAGTGCTTCGAGTGCTGGTGTGCAAATTCGCTTATTAATACGAGGTATATGCTCACTGATACCCAATATAGCCGGTATCAGTGATAATATTCAGGTCATCAGTATTGTTGATCAGTTTTTAGAACATGATCGCGTCTATGTATTCGAAAATAAAGGCGATAAGTTAGTTTATCTATCATCTGCCGACTGGATGACCAGAAATATCAATTACCGGATTGAAGTCGCCGTTCCTATACTCGATGTACGGCTTAAACAACGAGTATTAGACATTTTGGATTTGTTGTTTAGCGACACAGTCAAAGCCCGTTATCTTGATAAAGAACTGAGTAATCGTTATGTGCCTCGCGGCAATAAGCGCAAAGTACGGGCGCAAAGTGCTGTTAGAACAGCCAGAAAAAGACGCCGCGCAATAGGTTTTGCAGTCAGTCTCATGTAA